One Melospiza melodia melodia isolate bMelMel2 chromosome 1, bMelMel2.pri, whole genome shotgun sequence genomic window carries:
- the SDC2 gene encoding syndecan-2: protein MRGVWLALTVSFVACASGQPRADLTSDKDLYLDNSSVEEASGVYPIDDDDYSSGSGSGAEEDEDSAVITTSRTVPKLPTTSDASRAETTTVKMQTKVPAQTKSPEEIDKEERPEVDGKKKSDEPGDDTDVLTQKHSENLFQRTEVLAAVIAGGVIGFLFAIFLILLLVYRMRKKDEGSYDLGERKPSCAAYQKAPTKEFYA, encoded by the exons AGAGCAGATTTGACCTCTGATAAAGATTTATACCTTGACAACAGCTCTGTTGAAGAAGCATCAGGCGTCTATCCaattgatgatgatgattattctTCTGGGTCAGGTTCAG GTGCTGAGGAAGATGAGGATAGTGCAGTGATAACAACATCCAGAACAGTTCCAAAGTTACCGACAACTAGTGATGCATCCAGGGCTGAGACCACCACAGTGAAAATGCAGACCAAGGTGCCTGCACAAACAAAG TCACCTGAAGAAATTGATAAAGAGGAAAGGCCGGAGGTGGATGGCAAGAAAAAGAGCGATGAGCCAGGGGATGACACGGATGTGCTCACTCAGAAGCACTCAGAAAACCTCTTCCAGAGAACAGAAGTTCTGGCAG CTGTTATTGCTGGCGGagttattggttttctttttgcaaTCTTCCTTATCCTGCTGCTGGTGTATCGCATGAGAAAGAAGGATGAAGGCAGTTACGACCTTGGTGAACGGAAACCATCCTGTGCTGCCTATCAAAAGGCACCAACTAAGGAGTTTTATGCATAA